GGTGGAAAGCGAATTGGGCAAGGGCAGCACGTTTTCGTTCGCGCTGCCGGTTGACACAGAGAAAAACTCTGGCGAATAAAAAGCAAAAGCATTCACGCAAAGACGCAAAGGCGCAGAGACACCGCAAAGAAAAGCAAGAGCAAAAACTTTGCGTAATCTCTGCGGCTCTGCTCCTTTGCGTGAAAAAACGCCTCGCCAACGCCGTCGGCGTGGCATGTTGATTCAATGAGATAACAACCAACATGCGGCACAGCAACATGCCACCCCGATGGGGTTGGCGGTTCTTTTCTCAATCACGTTTCTATAAACATGTCAACCCTACGGGTTTTTGAATCGGTGTCGCATTCGGCAACGCCGGAGGCGTGATATGTTTATAGTCATCAACATAATGAAAATTCAAGAACGCCATCGGCGTGACATGTTCTTTAAACGAGGAAACAAACAATATGCGAGGTAGCATATGGCCAACACCTATACCCAAATCTATGTTCATGTCGTCTTCACAGTGCAAGGACGACACAACCTGATTAGAAAAGAGAACAAGGAAGAATTGCACAAGTACCTCACCGGCATCATTCAAAACAAAGGCCAGAAGCTGATCGCCATCAACAGTATGCTGGATCATGTGCACATTTTTATCGGCATGAAACCGAGTATCGCGTTGTCCGATTTGATCCGCGACGTCAAAAACAATTCTTCGAATTTCATTAACGAAAAGAGATGGATACGGGGGAAGTTCAATTGGCA
This genomic interval from Cytophagia bacterium CHB2 contains the following:
- the tnpA gene encoding IS200/IS605 family transposase: MANTYTQIYVHVVFTVQGRHNLIRKENKEELHKYLTGIIQNKGQKLIAINSMLDHVHIFIGMKPSIALSDLIRDVKNNSSNFINEKRWIRGKFNWQKGFGAFSYAHSQIDAVAKYILNQEKHHAKKTFKEEYVEMLKNFNVEYDEKYLFEFYELPEK